One region of Erythrolamprus reginae isolate rEryReg1 chromosome 8, rEryReg1.hap1, whole genome shotgun sequence genomic DNA includes:
- the NR6A1 gene encoding nuclear receptor subfamily 6 group A member 1 isoform X3 — MEPEPPPVAGAAERRPEPPPANGFPQEPSAEHDPPFDDRVDQRTCLICGDRATGLHYGIISCEGCKGFFKRSICNRRVYRCSRDKNCVMSRKQRNRCQYCRLLKCLQMGMNRKAIREDGMPGGRNKSIGPVQISEEEIERIMSGQEFEGEANISWCNNGDSDNSSPGNGVSESNQPSPVSTPSSSRSVEMNGFTVLRDQYMGTPVSAPYQYLPHLLSCPTHTALLPPQPRSLDPQAHGLLISQLVSAEDLAPLGTPMLIEDGYRVTQAELFALLCRLADELLFRQISWIKKLPFFCELSIKDYTCLLSSTWQELILLSSLTVYSKQIFGDLADVTAKYSPSDDELHRFSEEGMEVMERLIYLYRKFSQLKVSNEEYACMKAINFLNQDIRGLTNSSQLEQLNKRYWYVCQDFVEFKYPHQPNRFPDLMMCLPEIRYIAGKMVNVPLEQLPLLFKAVLHSCRASMNKE, encoded by the exons ATGACCGGGTGGACCAGCGCACCTGCCTGATCTGCGGGGACCGAGCCACCGGCCTCCACTACGGCATCATCTCCTGCGAGGGCTGCAAGGGCTTCTTCAAGCGCAGCATCTGCAACCGGCGGGTCTACCGATGCAGCCGAGACAAGAACTGCGTCATGTCCCGCAAGCAGCGCAACCGGTGCCAGTACTGCCGACTCCTCAAGTGCCTCCAGATGGGCATGAACCGGAAAG CCATCCGTGAAGACGGCATGCCCGGGGGCAGAAACAAGAGCATTGGACCTGTCCAG atCTCTGAGGAAGAGATTGAACGGATCATGTCCGGCCAGGAGTTCGAAGGGGAGGCCAACATCTCCTGGTGCAACAACGGAGACAGCGACAACAGCTCTCCAGGGAACGGAGTTTCGGAAAGTAACCAGCCTTCTCCGGTCTCGACTCCGTCTTCGAG TAGGTCCGTGGAGATGAACGGGTTTACGGTTCTCAGGGATCAGTACATGGGCACACCGGTGTCCGCCCCCTACCAATACCTGCCGCACCTTCTCAGCTGCCCGACTCACACGGCCCTGCTGCCCCCCCAGCCCCGTAGCCTTGACCCCCAGGCCCACGGGCTTCTCATCAGCCAACTGGTGTCCGCGGAAGACCTGGCGCCCTTGGGCACACCGATGCTGATTGAAGACGG GTACAGAGTGACCCAGGCCGAGCTGTTTGCCCTGCTGTGCCGGCTGGCGGATGAGCTCCTCTTCCGCCAGATCTCCTGGATCAAGAAGCTGCCCTTTTTCTGCGAGCTGTCCATCAAGGACTACACCTGCCTCCTGAGCTCCACCTGGCAGGAGCTgatcctcctctcctccctcaccGTCTACAGCAAGCAGATCTTCGGGGACCTGGCGGACGTGACGGCCAAGTATTCGCCCTCCGACGACGAGCTTCACag GTTCAGCGAAGAAGGGATGGAAGTTATGGAAAGACTCATCTACCTGTATCGCAAGTTCAGCCAGTTGAAAGTCAGCAACGAGGAATATGCCTGCATGAAAGCCATAAATTTCCTCAACCAAG ATATTCGGGGCCTGACCAATTCCTCCCAGCTGGAGCAGCTAAACAAGCGATACTGGTACGTCTGCCAGGACTTCGTGGAGTTCAAATACCCACACCAGCCAAACCGGTTTCCGGATCTAATGATGTGTCTGCCGGAGATCCGGTACATCGCAG GCAAAATGGTGAACGTCCCTCTGGAGCAACTCCCCCTCCTCTTTAAGGCCGTCCTGCACTCTTGTAGAGCCTCCATGAACAAGGAATGA